In the genome of Streptomyces violaceoruber, the window GCGGGCCGGTACACCCAGGCTCTAATCTCGTGCCACAGTCCCCGCCACCTTCACGGGGCCTGCCACCCATCGCCGCACCTACACAGGAGTCACCACCGTGACCGACGTAAACGGCGCACCTGCTGATGTACTGCACACCCTGTTCCACTCGGATCAGGGGGGACATGAGCAAGTCGTGCTCTGCCAGGACCGTGCCAGCGGCCTCAAGGCCGTGATCGCCCTCCACTCCACCGCCCTGGGCCCGGCGCTCGGCGGTACCCGCTTCTACCCGTACGCGAGCGAGGCGGAGGCCGTCGCCGACGCGTTGAACCTCGCCCGCGGGATGTCGTACAAGAACGCCATGGCCGGTCTGGACCACGGTGGCGGCAAGGCCGTGATCATCGGCGATCCGGAGCAGATCAAGAGCGAGGAGCTGCTCCTCGCCTACGGCCGGTTCGTCGCCTCGCTGGGCGGCCGCTACGTCACCGCGTGCGACGTCGGCACCTACGTCGCCGACATGGACGTCGTGGCCCGCGAGTGCCGCTGGACGACCGGGCGCTCCCCGGAGAACGGCGGCGCGGGCGACTCCTCCGTGCTCACCTCCTTCGGCGTCTACCAGGGCATGCGGGCCGCCGCCCAGCACCTGTGGGGCGACCCGACGCTGCGCGACCGCACCGTCGGCATCGCGGGCGTCGGCAAGGTCGGCCACCACCTGGTCGAGCACCTGCTCGCCGAGGGCGCCCACGTCGTCGTCACGGACGTGCGCAAGGACGTCGTGCGCGGGATCACGGAGCGGCACCCGTCGGTGGTCGCCGTCGCCGACACCGACGCGCTGATCCGGGTGGAGAACCTGGACATCTACGCGCCCTGCGCGCTCGGCGGCGCGCTGAACGACGACACCGTGCCGGTGCTGACCGCCAAGGTGGTGTGCGGCGCGGCCAACAACCAGCTCGCCCACCCGGGCGTCGAGAAGGACCTCGCCGACCGCGGGATCCTCTACGCGCCGGACTACGTGGTGAACGCCGGCGGTGTCATCCAGGTCGCCGACGAGCTGCACGGGTTCGACTTCGACCGGTGCAAGGCGAAGGCCTCGAAGATCTACGACACCACGCTGGCCATATTCGCACGTGCGAAGAAGGACGGTATTCCGCCGGCCGCGGCGGCCGACCGGATCGCCGAGCAGCGGATGGCGGAGGCCCGTCCCCGGCCGTGATCCGGCGGTCACGGACGGTGGGCCGGCGGGGTCTTCCCGGGGTTTGACCGGTACCCGTCGGGGGCCAGTTGGAGAGAACTCTCACTTATCCCGGCGGGTCGACCGTCGAAAGGTGGTTAAAATCGCCTTTGACCAGCGAGGACGGGGCGCCTCGGCGGTCCTGGGCAGGGCCACGTGCTGCGGGCGACGTACCGTATGGGCGTGGGCTCAGGTACCGTGGAAGCCCTACGGACCGGTCTCTCTGCGGAGAGCCCGTTCCGGACCATGAACGCGTGTCAAGACTCTGGGGCCGTCGAGCCCCGTCGTTGAGGGGGTCGAGCCATGGGGCGCGGCCGGGCCAAGGCCAAGCAGACGAAGGTCGCCCGCCAGCTGAAGTACAACAGCGGTGGGACTGATCTCTCCCGCCTGGCCGAGGAGCTGGGCGCATCGCCGTCGAATTCGCAACCGCCGAATGGCGAGCAATTCGAGGACGATGAGCAGGACGACGACGTGTACGCAAAGTACGCCGACCTCTATGAGGACGACGACGAGGACGAGGACGGCCAGTCCCCTTCCCAACAGCGACGCGGCGCTTGACCTTGCACTGAACACCTTCCCGGTCGGTGACCTCTGTCACCGACCGGGTTCTGTGCTACCCGCGGCATCGGGGCACCTCAGGCGGCGTAGTCGCCCACCAGTGCCGCGCCGCTCTCGTGGTCTGCGCGGTCGGTGATCTCGCCGGCCACCCAGGCGTCCACACCGCGGTCGGCGAGGGCCGTCAGGGCGACGTCCGTCGACTCCTCGGGCACGATCGCGATCATGCCCACGCCCATGTTCAGGGTCTTCTCCAGCTCCAGGCGCTCCACCTTGCCGGTCCGGCCGACGAGGTCGAAGATCGCGCCCGGGGTCCAGGTGGACCGGTCGACCACGGCGTGCAGGCCGTCGGGGATCACGCGGGCCAGGTTGGCCGCGAGTCCGCCGCCGGTGACGTGGCTGAAGGCGTGGACCTCGGCGGTGCGCATGAGGGCCAGGCAGTCCAGGGAGTAGATCTTGGTCGGCTCCAGCAGCTCCTCGCCGAGGGTGCGGCCGAGACCGTCCAGGTGGGCGTCGAGCGCCAGGCCGCCCTCGTTCAGCAGGACGTGGCGGACCAGCGAGTACCCGTTCGAGTGAAGCCCGGAGGACGCCATGGCGATCACCGCGTCACCCGTACGGATGCGATCCGGTCCGAGCAGGCGGTCTGCCTCCACGACGCCCGTACCGGCGCCGGCGACGTCGAAGTCGTCCGCGCCCAGCAGGCCGGGGTGCTCGGCCGTCTCGCCGCCCACCAGGGCGCATCCCGCCAGCACACAGCCCTCGGCGATGCCCTTGACGATCGCGGCGACGCGCTCGGGGTGCACCTTGCCGACGCAGATGTAGTCGGTCATGAACAGCGGCTCGGCGCCGCACACCACGATGTCGTCCATGACCATCGCGACCAGGTCGTGACCGATGGTGTCGTAGACGCCCAGCTGACGGGCGATGTCGACCTTGGTGCCGACGCCGTCGGTGGCGGAGGCGAGCAGCGGGCGCTCGTAGTTCTTGAGGGCGGAGGCGTCGAAGAGGCCGGCGAAGCCGCCGAGGCCGCCGAGGACCTCGGGGCGCCGCGTCTTCTTGACCCATTCCTTCATGAGCTCGACGGCGCGGTCGCCCGCCTCGATGTCGACGCCGGCTGCTGCGTAGCTGGCACCAGTTGTGTCAGGCATGACGATGTGAACCTTCGTGTCGTACGGCAGGGAGGCCTTGGAAACCATGGGGAGCCGGGCGATCCGGGGAAACGGACGGCTACGGGCGACGGATGGCGTCGGCGGCGGCCGTACCGGCGGGCCCGGCGGCCAGCTCGGTCTCCAGGAGCTGCTTGCCGAGCAGCTCGGGGTCGGGAAGCTCCATCGGGTACTCGCCGTCGAAGCAGGCGCGGCACAGGTTGGGCTTGGCGATGGTGGTCGCCTCGATCATGCCGTCGATGGAGATGTACGCCAGGGAGTCGGCGCCCATCGAGGTGCCGATCTCCTCGACGCTCATGCCGTTGGCGATCAGCTCGGCGCGGGTGGCGAAGTCGATGCCGAAGAAGCAGGGCCACTTCACGGGCGGGGACGAGATCCGGATGTGGATCTCGGCGGCGCCCGCCTCGCGGAGCATGCGGACCAGGGCCCGCTGGGTGTTGCCGCGGACGATGGAGTCGTCGACGACGACCAGCCGCTTGCCCTTGATGACTTCCTTCAGGGGATTCAGCTTCAGGCGGATGCCCAGCTGGCGGATGGTCTGTGAGGGCTGGATGAAGGTCCGGCCGACATAGGCGTTCTTCACCAGGCCGTTGCCGAAGGGGATGCCGGAGGCCTCGGCGTAGCCGATCGCGGCGGGGGTGCCGGATTCCGGGGTCGCTATGACCAGATCGGCCTCCGCGGGGGCCTCCTTCGCCAGCTTGCGGCCCATCTCGACACGCGAGAGGTAGACGTTGCGGCCGGCGATGTCGGTGTCCGGGCGGGCCAGGTACACGTACTCGAAGACACAGCCCTTGGGCTTCGCTTCTGCGAATCGCGATGTCCGCAGGCCGTTCTCGTCGATGGCGACGAACTCGCCCGGCTCGATCTCCCGGACGTAGGAGGCGCCGCAGATGTCCAGGGCGGCGGACTCGGAGGCGACCACCCAGCCGCGCTCCAGGCGGCCGAGGACCAGCGGGCGGATGCCCTGCGGGTCGCGGGCGGCGTAGAGGGTGTGCTCGTCCATGAAGACGAGGGAGAAGGCGCCGCGCACCTGGGGCAGCACCTTGCCGGCCGCCTCCTCGACGGTCAGCGGCTTGCCGTCGTCGTCGACCTGGCCCGCGAGCAGCGCGGTGATCAGGTCGGTGTCGTTGGTCGCCGCGACCCGGGTGGAGCGGCCGTCCTGCTTCGGCAGGTCGGCCACCAGCCCGGCGAGCTGGGCGGTGTTGACGAGGTTGCCGTTGTGCCCGAGCGCGATGGAACCCTGCGCGGTGGCACGGAACGTCGGCTGGGCGTTCTCCCACACGGAGGCACCGGTGGTCGAGTAGCGGGCGTGACCGACCGCGATGTGACCCTGGAGCGAACCGAGCGAGGTCTCGTCGAAGACCTGGGACACCAGGCCCATGTCCTTGAAGACGAGGATCTGGGAGCCGTTGCTGACCGCGATTCCCGCGGATTCCTGGCCCCGATGCTGGAGGGCGTACAGCCCGAAGTACGTGAGCTTTGCGACCTCTTCGCCCGGAGCCCAGACACCGAAGACGCCGCAAGCGTCCTGGGGGCCCTTCTCGCCGGGAAGCAGATCGTGATTGAGTCGACCGTCACCACGTGGCACGCCTTCGAGTGTAGGCGAGATCGACCACTGGTCCGAATTGGGGATGCGGGCCCACTCATGGATCACCGATCGGCGACGGCGTGGACCGTGACACCGTCTTAGCTGGTCAGCGTGAGGGTTTCATGATCGATCCGATAGTCGATCTTGCCGTCGAAGAGGCCCAGCAGCCGCTTCTCGGCGTCCATGAGTGAGCCTTCGCACATCATTCGGGTGGTGGACGGGGCGCCGAGGGTGATACGTCCGTCGCTGACGGTGGCCCTGGCGTTGACGTGGTTGCAGGGGAGCCGCCCGGAGACGGTCTTCGCGTCCTGGTCGAAGGTGAGCCGGGCGCGGCCCTTGCCGCCCTTCTGGCCCGGGACGTCCAAGGCCCACTTCGTGCCGTGCAGCGGCGCGTCCTCCGGCCTGCTGAGCCGGACCGTGTCGCCGTCGGCGGTGGTGAGGGTCAGGCGGTCGCCCTCGCTCCCGGTGGTGAGGGGGCCGGCGGTGAGGGCGCGGCCGAGTGACTTCTCGAAGTCGGCGGGCGTCTTGGCGCAGGCCTTCTCGGTGAACACGGCGTCGCTGAGCCGGACCCGTCGACCGTCGCCCTCGCCGCCGCCGCCGTCGCCGTCGCCCTCGACGGCGGCGCGGGCGCTGAAGCTGTTGCAGCCGGTGCTGCCCGCGGCCTCGCCGCCGTCGTCGATCCGTACGTGTGCCGCGTCCGGCGCCCGGTGGGTGGTGCCGTCGACGGTGACGCTGTCGATGCTCCAGCGGACGCCGGTGACGCGCGCTCCGTCCGCGCCGACGGAACCGCTGCCGGTGCCGTCGGCCTTCTCGCTCCCGCAGGCCGCGGCGAGCGGGACGAGCGCGACGACGGCCGCCGCGGTGAGGGTCATGCTGCGCTGCTGCTTCTGCCTGTACATGCCGATTCGACGGAGACGAGGAGGGTCCGGTTCCGTCGTCCGTCCGGTGCTCCGCCTCCTCCCCCCTCTCCCCGGCCCGCGCTCAGCTCAGCAGCGGCAGCAGCGGCCCGAGATCGGCCCGCTCCCCACTCGCGCTCACCTTCGCCCCGTCCAGGGCGTCCTTCCAGGCCAGCCGTCCGGTGGCGAGCCGGATCCAGGTCAGCGGGTCGGTCTCGACGACGTTGGGCGGGGTGCCCCGGGTGTGCCGGGGGCCCTCGACGCACTGCACGACCGCGTACGGCGGGACCCGCACCTCCGTCGAGCCGCCGGGAGCCTTCACGGCGAGCGCGTCGGCCAGCAGCCGGGTGGCGGCGGCCAGCGCCTGCCGGTCGTACGGGATATCGAGGCCGGGGACCGCGGCGTTCAGGTCGTCGGTGTGCACGACCAGCTCGACGGTGCGGGTGACGACGTAGTCGGCCAGCGGCAGGGCGCCCGCGCTGGTCGGGAGCAGCCTGCTCCCGGGGTGGGTGTCGAGCCGCTCGGTGAAGCGCCGCTCCACCTCGGCGAGGTGGGCGTCCAGGTCGGAGTGCTCGGCGGCGAGCCGCCGGGCCGTCCCGGCGATGGCGTCCGCGTCGGCGGCGATGGCGAACGGCCAGTCGAGCAGCCGGCCGTCCTGCCGCACCGGCTCGGGCTCCCCCAGCAGCCGGTCCACGGCGGTCAGCGCCATCCCGACGTGCGCGACCAGCTCCCGCACGGTCCAGCCCCCGAGCCGGGTCGGCAGGCCGAGCTGCTCGGGGGTGAGGGCGCGGACGGCCGCCCGTACGTGGCCGAACTGGGCGAGGACGGCGGCACGGGTGCGGGCGGGGTCGTAGGCGCGGGGGCGTTTCCTGGCGGGCGGCATGGCGGTGAGCCTAGCCAGTCCGTTCTCCCGGACTCCGCCCCAGTCGGCTCTCTGGGACTCGCCCCAGTCGGCGCGGAACGTGGCGTGGCCGGGACGGACGACGTCCGTGCAGTGGCGGCGGGTCGTGACGTCGTCGACGTAGGCGCGGAAGACGTCCTCCATCCGCGAGGCCACGAGCTTGGCGTAACCGGGGTGGCCGAGGGTCATGGTGTGGACCTGGGGACGGCCGTCGCAGACGGAGGAGGCCCACCAGATCGGGTCCGTGGCGCCGCGGCCCGCCTTCCCCGGGACCGCCGGTTCCGGGGTCTCGCCGTCGTCGGCGCTGGTGAGCCGGAGGTTCTCGGCGACCGGGCCGGTGTAGGTGTGGAGGGAGGCGAACCACTCGCCCGGCATGTCCGGGGTGGGGAGCCAGTCGTGCGCGTCGGCCAGCTTCTCGTACACCCTGTTGGCGTGGCCGAGGGAGAGCACGAGACCGCGGCTCTCGTCCCACACCCGGCCGTCCGTGCGGCTTTCGCCGACCTCGTCCGGGTAGGGCGACCGGTCGGCGAGGCCGGTCTTCCCGTACCAGGCGCAGGTTCCCTCCGCCCGCGCCGCCGGGACGGGCCCCGCGGTCAGGGCGGGCACGTGGTCCGGGGCGTTTGCCAGGCGCTCGGCGCAGCCGAGCCGGTCGGCAAGGTTGTTGGCGGTTTCCACCTCCGTGTCGGCGAGGATGTCGCGGTCGCGGCCGCTCACCTGGCTGCCGCGCCGCGGCATCACCTCGGCCCGCGCCCACAGGGCCCGCACGGATTTGTCCTCCGCCGTCCCTTCCTCGCAGGGCAGTTGCACGGTGACCGAGGAGCCGGTGACGCGGCCGGCGATGTCGCCGCCCAGAGGCTGCGGTGGGTAGGCGGCCCGGCCGAGTATGTCGAGCGGGCCGTTCATCGGTGCGTCCGCGATCCGAGGCTGGTCGGCCGGCAGGACGCCCATCGCGCCGGTGAAGAACCAGCGGGTGCCGGTGTCGGTGCCGGCCCGTTCGCCCGCCTCCGTGCTGAAGATCTCGCAGTCGTGCGGAATCTCCGTGTCCGGGTCGAAGCTGTCGTCGTCGAGCTTCCGGTGCGTGATGGTGCCGCCCGCTTCGGAGAGGTCCAGCACCCGGCCCACGGGGACGAGTCCCCCGCAGGCCGCGTCGATGCCGCTCCCCCCGTTTCCCCGGCGGCCCCCTGGGCGCCACGATCACGGACGAAGCCAACAGGTGCCTACTCGGGAGAAGCGGGGACCGGTTCCGGTACGTCGAACACCTCGCCGTTGCGCGGAACGCCGATGCCGGTCCAGGTGAAGGGGACGCCCCGCGCGGTGTCCGGGTCGGGGCCGTCCATCAGCTGGAAGTGGACGTGCGGCTCCGTGGAGTTGCCGGTGTTGCCGCACCGGGCGAGGACCTGGCCGGCGCGGACGCGGTCGCCCTCGCGGACGGTGAAGGAACCTCGCTGGACGTGGGCGTACAGGGCGTACGTACCGTCGGCTGCTTCCAGCACCAGGTGGTTGCCGACGATGCGGCGGACCCCCGCCAGTTCCCGCACCGAGCCCTCGACGAGCATCAGGTACAGCAGCGCGGGCAGCGAGGTGCGGCTCAGGTGGTCGCGCTGACCGTCGTCGGCGCGTACGACCGTGCCGTCGGCCACCGCGAGGATCGGGGCGCCGAACGCCGGGAAGTCGCGGGGGCGCCGGGCGAGCGGCCACAGGGCTCGGAAGCCGGGGCGGGCGCCGGGCTCCGGCTCGGCTACGAGGTCGATGGCGAAGGTCTGGCCGTAGGCGTGGACGCCGTGGCTCGGGGTGCGGTCGGCCGGGCTGTTCAGCGCGGACCAACGGCCGGTGACGGGCGGGGCGACCTCGACGGGCTCGGGGGACCTGCCGGGCGCGTCCGGGGCGCCGCCGTTCCAGCGGTTGACCACCGTGATCAGGGCGTAGGCGAGGACCAGCGGCAGGAAGACGCTCCACCACGGGAATCCCGGGTCGAAGAGGACACCGACGACCACCAGGGCCAGGAAGACCAGCTGGAGCACCCGGAAGGTGATCATGGCGAGCTTGCGTGCGGACATCGTTCGTTCCCCCTTGCTCGTGACGGTCCTGACGCTCCTGACGGTCCTGACCGTCTTGGCGGTCCCGTTCAGTTCCGTGCGGTCGACAGCGCCACCAGCAGCGGTACGACCCGCCCCGGCGGCACCTCGTGACGGCCCCGGCCGGTGGTGTGCAGCCAGCCGGCGCCGGTGAGCTGGCGCAGGTGGTGGTAGATCTGGCCGGTCGTGCCCATCCCGTCCAGCTCCGCCAGCTCGGCGGCGGTGCGCCGCCCTCCGAGCACCTCCCGCAGCAGCCGCAGCCGCACGGGATGCCCCAGCGCGGCGAACACCTCGGCGGACTCGGCCCAGTCGGCGTCCAGCAGCCCTTGGGTCAGCGCTCCGTGCTGCCAGGCGTACTGCTCCCCGGTCGGCAGCCGCACCGAGCCGGTGAACAGGACACCCCCGGCCGCGGCCTTCAGTTCCGCCAACTGCTCCTTCAGGCCTTCCAGGGCCCAGAGGTCGCCCTCCTTGGGCCCGGGGGCGGGCCGGTCGGCGGCCTCCAGGGCGGCGAGGCGCCGCTCGAGGTCGGCCACACGTTGTTCCAGTTGCTCCACGAGTACGACATTACGTAGCTACGAAATTCCGCGCAAGCGTCACTCGTACGTGTGTCTGGTCGCGAAAGGAGGCCCGGGAGGACCGCGGCCCTGGAAACACTGGTCGGCGCCTGGAAGGAGGTGCAGCATGACGGTTATGGCCGAGCACACGTCTCAGATGTCGGTGGACGAGTTCGAAACGATCGCTTCCGCCGCTCCCGAGACCGTCACGTTGGAGTTCATCGACGGACGGATCGGGGTCAAGCCGGTGACCGACGGGGACCACAACAGCATCGTGTCCTGGCTGGCCAAACGCTGTATGCAGACGCGGCCCGACCTGGACCTGTACCAAACACAAGGGCTACGGGTCGACGCTTACCGGCAGAGCAGGGCGCGACCGGACGCCGTGCTGGCGCCAGAGGCTCACTTCGCGGGACACGGCGAATGGGCCGAGCCGGACGGCGCCCTCATGGTCGTCGAAGTCACGTCGTACGACTCGGACACGGACCGGCGTGACCGGCACGAGAAGCCTGCCGCGTACGGGCAGGCGGGAATCCCCGTGTATCTCCTGATCGACCGGGACGCCTGCACGGTCACGGTGCACCGCCGCCCGGACCGGCGGGTCGGTGGCTATCGCGACATCCGCCTGACGGATTTCGGGGAGACCGCGGTCCTCCCCGACCCCGTCGGCATCGAGCTCGACACGGAGATCCTCAAGAACTACGTGCGCTGAGACGACGAGGTCCCGCCCGGAACCGGACGGGACCTCGGACGTTCAGGGAGCTGCGACCACTACGCCAGCAGCCCTGGGATCGTGCTCTCGTGGGCCTCGCGCAGGTCGGTCAGGGGGAGGGTGAACTCGCCCTGGACCTCGACCGCGTCGCCGTCGACCACGCCGATGCGGGTGACCGGCAGGCCGCGGGCGCCGCACATGTCGTTGAACCGGACCTCCTCCGAGCGCGGGACGGCGACGACCGCGCGGCCCGCCGACTCCGAGAACAGGAAGGTGAAGGCGTCCAGCCCGTCCGGTACGACCAGGCGCGCGCCCTTGCCGCCCAGCAGCGCCGACTCGACGACCGCCTGGACCAGACCGCCGTCGGACAGGTCGTGCGCGGAGTCGATCATGCCGTCGCGGGAGGCGGAGATCAGGATCTCGCCCAGCAGGCGCTCCCGCTCCAGGTCGACCTTCGGAGGCAGGCCGCCGAGGTGGTCGTGGATCACCTGGGACCAGGCCGAGCCGCCGAACTCCTCACGGGTGTCGCCCAGCAGGTACAGCAGCTGGCCGTCCTCCTGGAAGGCGACCGGCGTGCGGCGGGCCACGTCGTCGATGACGCCGAGGACCGCGACCACGGGGGTCGGGTGGATGGCGGCCTCGCCCGTCTGGTTGTAGAGCGAGACGTTGCCGCCGGTCACCGGGGTGCCGAGCTGGAGGCAGCCGTCGGCCAGGCCGCGCACGGCCTCCGCGAACTGCCACATGACCGCCGGGTCCTCCGGCGAGCCGAAGTTCAGGCAGTCGGAGACCGCGAGCGGCTTCGCGCCGGTCGTCGCCACGTTGCGGTAGGCCTCCGCGAGCGCCAGCTGCGCGCCCGTGTACGGGTCGAGCTTGGCGTAGCGGCCGTTGCCGTCCGTGGCGATGGCGACGCCGAGGCCGGACTCCTCGTCCACCCGGATCATGCCCGAGTCCTCGGGCTGGGCGAGGACGGTGTTGCCCTGCACGAAGTGGTCGTACTGCTGGGTGATCCACTGCTTGGACGCCTGGTTGGGCGAGCCGACCAGCTTGAGGACCTGAGCCTTCAGCTCGTCGGACGTGCCCGGCCGGGGCAGCTTGTTCGCGTCGTCGGCCTGGAGGGCGTCCTGCCAGTCGGGTCGGGCGTAGGGGCGCTCGTAGACCGGGCCGTCGTGGGCGACGGTGCGCGGGTCGACGTCGACGATCTTGCCGCCGTGCCAGAAGATCTCGAGGCGGTCGCCGTCCGTGACCTCACCGATCACCGTGGCGATGACGTCCCACTTGTCGCAGATTTCCAGGAAGCGGTCGACCTTCTCCGGCTCGACGACCGCACACATGCGTTCCTGCGACTCGCTCATGAGGATTTCCTCGGGCGAGAGGGTCGAGTCGCGCAGCGGGACGTCGTCCAGGGTGACGCGCATGCCGCCCGAACCGTTCGACGCCAGTTCGCTGGTCGCGCAGGACAGGCCCGCCGCGCCGAGGTCCTGGATGCCGACGACCAGCTTCTCGGCGAACGCCTCCAGGGTGCACTCGATGAGGAGCTTCTCCTGGAAGGGGTCGCCGACCTGGACGGCGGGGCGCTTGGAGGGCTTCGCGTCGTCGAAGGTCTCGCTCGCCAGGATCGACGCGCCGCCGATGCCGTCGCCGCCGGTGCGGGCGCCGTACAGGATGACCTTGTTGCCCGCGCCGGACGCCTTCGCGAGGTGGATGTCCTCGTGCCGCATGACGCCGATGGCGCCGGCGTTGACCAGCGGGTTGCCCTGGTAGCAGGCGTCGAAGACGACCTCGCCGCCGATGTTGGGCAGGCCCAGGCAGTTGCCGTAGCCGCCGATGCCGGCCACGACGCCCGGCAGGACGCGCTTGGTGTCGGGGTGGTCCGCGGCACCGAAGCGCAGGGGGTCGACCACGGCCACCGGCCGCGCGCCCATCGCGATGATGTCGCGGACGATGCCGCCGACTCCCGTGGCCGCGCCCTGGTAGGGCTCGACGTACGACGGGTGGTTGTGCGACTCGACCTTGAAGGTGACCGCGTAGCCCTGGCCGACGTCGACGACGCCGGCGTTCTCGCCGATGCCGACGAGCATGGCGTCGGACTGGGGGGCCTTCTCGCCGAACTGGCGCAGGTGCACCTTGCTGCTCTTGTACGAGCAGTGCTCGGACCACATGACGGAGTACATGGCCAGCTCCGCCCCGGTGGGGCGGCGGCCGAGGATCTCGACGACCCGCTCGTACTCGTCCTTCTTCAGGCCCAGCTCGGCCCAGGGCAGCTCGACGTCGGGGGTCGCGGTCGCGTGCTCGACCGTGTCCAGAGGCGTCCGGCTCATGCGTTGACCAGCTTCTTGAGGATCGAGGTGAAGAACGGCAGGCCGTCGGTACGGCCCGTACCGATCAGCGACTCGACGGCGTGCTCGGGGTGCGGCATGAGGCCGACGACGTTCCCGGCGGCGTTGGTGATGCCGGCGATGTCGTTGAGCGAGCCGTTGGGGTTCATGTCCAGGTAGCGGAAGGCCACCCGTCCCTCGGCCTCCAGCTCGTCCAGCGTGCGCCGGTCGGCGACGTAGCGGCCGTCCATGTTCTTCAGCGGGATGTGGATCTCCTGGCCGGCGGTGTAGTCACTGGTCCAGGAGGTGTCCGCGTTCTCCACCCGCAGCTTCTGGTCGCGGCAGATGAAGTGCAGGTGGTCGTTGCCCAGCATGCCGCCGGGCAGCAGGTGGGCCTCGGTGAGGATCTGGAAGCCGTTGCAGATGCCCAGCACCGGCAGACCGGCCTTCGCCTGGTCGATGACGGTGTCCATCACCGGCGAGAAGCGCGCGATGGCGCCGGCGCGCAGATAATCGCCGTACGAGAAACCGCCGCACAGCACCACGGCGTCGACCTGCTTGAGGTCCTTGTCCTTGTGCCAGAGGGCGACGGGTTCGGCGCCCGCGACACGGATCGCGCGCTGCGTGTCCCGGTCGTCGAGACTGCCGGGGAAAGTGACGACGCCAATACGAGCGGTCACTTCGCCGCTCCCGCGACTACGTCTTCGGACTCGACCTTGACGGTGAAGTCCTCGATCACGGTGTTGGCGAGGAAGGATTCCGCAAGATCATGGATGCGGGCGAGGGCGGCGTCGTCGACCGGCCCGTCCACTTCCAGTTCGAATCGCTTTCCCTGGCGGACGTCCGAGATCCCTTCGAAACCCAGTCGCGGCA includes:
- a CDS encoding Leu/Phe/Val dehydrogenase, producing the protein MTDVNGAPADVLHTLFHSDQGGHEQVVLCQDRASGLKAVIALHSTALGPALGGTRFYPYASEAEAVADALNLARGMSYKNAMAGLDHGGGKAVIIGDPEQIKSEELLLAYGRFVASLGGRYVTACDVGTYVADMDVVARECRWTTGRSPENGGAGDSSVLTSFGVYQGMRAAAQHLWGDPTLRDRTVGIAGVGKVGHHLVEHLLAEGAHVVVTDVRKDVVRGITERHPSVVAVADTDALIRVENLDIYAPCALGGALNDDTVPVLTAKVVCGAANNQLAHPGVEKDLADRGILYAPDYVVNAGGVIQVADELHGFDFDRCKAKASKIYDTTLAIFARAKKDGIPPAAAADRIAEQRMAEARPRP
- a CDS encoding DUF3073 domain-containing protein: MGRGRAKAKQTKVARQLKYNSGGTDLSRLAEELGASPSNSQPPNGEQFEDDEQDDDVYAKYADLYEDDDEDEDGQSPSQQRRGA
- the purM gene encoding phosphoribosylformylglycinamidine cyclo-ligase, with protein sequence MPDTTGASYAAAGVDIEAGDRAVELMKEWVKKTRRPEVLGGLGGFAGLFDASALKNYERPLLASATDGVGTKVDIARQLGVYDTIGHDLVAMVMDDIVVCGAEPLFMTDYICVGKVHPERVAAIVKGIAEGCVLAGCALVGGETAEHPGLLGADDFDVAGAGTGVVEADRLLGPDRIRTGDAVIAMASSGLHSNGYSLVRHVLLNEGGLALDAHLDGLGRTLGEELLEPTKIYSLDCLALMRTAEVHAFSHVTGGGLAANLARVIPDGLHAVVDRSTWTPGAIFDLVGRTGKVERLELEKTLNMGVGMIAIVPEESTDVALTALADRGVDAWVAGEITDRADHESGAALVGDYAA
- the purF gene encoding amidophosphoribosyltransferase encodes the protein MPRGDGRLNHDLLPGEKGPQDACGVFGVWAPGEEVAKLTYFGLYALQHRGQESAGIAVSNGSQILVFKDMGLVSQVFDETSLGSLQGHIAVGHARYSTTGASVWENAQPTFRATAQGSIALGHNGNLVNTAQLAGLVADLPKQDGRSTRVAATNDTDLITALLAGQVDDDGKPLTVEEAAGKVLPQVRGAFSLVFMDEHTLYAARDPQGIRPLVLGRLERGWVVASESAALDICGASYVREIEPGEFVAIDENGLRTSRFAEAKPKGCVFEYVYLARPDTDIAGRNVYLSRVEMGRKLAKEAPAEADLVIATPESGTPAAIGYAEASGIPFGNGLVKNAYVGRTFIQPSQTIRQLGIRLKLNPLKEVIKGKRLVVVDDSIVRGNTQRALVRMLREAGAAEIHIRISSPPVKWPCFFGIDFATRAELIANGMSVEEIGTSMGADSLAYISIDGMIEATTIAKPNLCRACFDGEYPMELPDPELLGKQLLETELAAGPAGTAAADAIRRP
- a CDS encoding META domain-containing protein encodes the protein MYRQKQQRSMTLTAAAVVALVPLAAACGSEKADGTGSGSVGADGARVTGVRWSIDSVTVDGTTHRAPDAAHVRIDDGGEAAGSTGCNSFSARAAVEGDGDGGGGEGDGRRVRLSDAVFTEKACAKTPADFEKSLGRALTAGPLTTGSEGDRLTLTTADGDTVRLSRPEDAPLHGTKWALDVPGQKGGKGRARLTFDQDAKTVSGRLPCNHVNARATVSDGRITLGAPSTTRMMCEGSLMDAEKRLLGLFDGKIDYRIDHETLTLTS
- a CDS encoding maleylpyruvate isomerase family mycothiol-dependent enzyme — its product is MPPARKRPRAYDPARTRAAVLAQFGHVRAAVRALTPEQLGLPTRLGGWTVRELVAHVGMALTAVDRLLGEPEPVRQDGRLLDWPFAIAADADAIAGTARRLAAEHSDLDAHLAEVERRFTERLDTHPGSRLLPTSAGALPLADYVVTRTVELVVHTDDLNAAVPGLDIPYDRQALAAATRLLADALAVKAPGGSTEVRVPPYAVVQCVEGPRHTRGTPPNVVETDPLTWIRLATGRLAWKDALDGAKVSASGERADLGPLLPLLS
- a CDS encoding M23 family metallopeptidase, with protein sequence MSARKLAMITFRVLQLVFLALVVVGVLFDPGFPWWSVFLPLVLAYALITVVNRWNGGAPDAPGRSPEPVEVAPPVTGRWSALNSPADRTPSHGVHAYGQTFAIDLVAEPEPGARPGFRALWPLARRPRDFPAFGAPILAVADGTVVRADDGQRDHLSRTSLPALLYLMLVEGSVRELAGVRRIVGNHLVLEAADGTYALYAHVQRGSFTVREGDRVRAGQVLARCGNTGNSTEPHVHFQLMDGPDPDTARGVPFTWTGIGVPRNGEVFDVPEPVPASPE
- a CDS encoding ArsR/SmtB family transcription factor translates to MADLERRLAALEAADRPAPGPKEGDLWALEGLKEQLAELKAAAGGVLFTGSVRLPTGEQYAWQHGALTQGLLDADWAESAEVFAALGHPVRLRLLREVLGGRRTAAELAELDGMGTTGQIYHHLRQLTGAGWLHTTGRGRHEVPPGRVVPLLVALSTARN
- a CDS encoding Uma2 family endonuclease, encoding MTVMAEHTSQMSVDEFETIASAAPETVTLEFIDGRIGVKPVTDGDHNSIVSWLAKRCMQTRPDLDLYQTQGLRVDAYRQSRARPDAVLAPEAHFAGHGEWAEPDGALMVVEVTSYDSDTDRRDRHEKPAAYGQAGIPVYLLIDRDACTVTVHRRPDRRVGGYRDIRLTDFGETAVLPDPVGIELDTEILKNYVR